The proteins below are encoded in one region of Planctopirus limnophila DSM 3776:
- a CDS encoding efflux RND transporter periplasmic adaptor subunit, with product MMLLNFSQRCHCACWAILIGICLVSGCSKKPVAAKAPPPPEVYVDQPIERTITNYEEYTGRMAAVKTVELRARVSGYLDRVQFEDGADLPKDALLFQIDDRPFLAAVSQAQSTVSQLEARLERLRRTEDRAFRLIEQKVTTTEDYEVAKYQALETKSELEAARANLDIAKLNLEFTTIRSPIDGRISRRLVDPGNLVQADITPLATIVSLDPLYAYFDADERTVLQVRRLIAEGKIRSARDQTIQVQIALADDRQFSLTGTIDFVDNQVTATTGTLRIRAVVDNPKKLLSPGMFVRVRVPIGVPHPALLIREESLASDQGERFVYVVGTDNQVEVRPVVIGKLDGKFRVIESGLKPDDRVVVTGLQRVKNGSVVTPKPYKNASDEVTGTPPIHSEILIGQPVPAPSK from the coding sequence ATGATGCTCCTGAACTTTTCACAGCGCTGCCATTGTGCCTGCTGGGCCATCCTGATTGGCATTTGCCTGGTTTCAGGATGCAGCAAAAAACCTGTCGCTGCTAAAGCTCCACCTCCACCCGAAGTTTATGTCGATCAACCGATTGAACGAACGATTACCAATTATGAGGAATACACGGGCCGCATGGCCGCCGTTAAGACCGTAGAGCTTCGCGCCAGAGTGAGTGGCTACCTCGATAGAGTCCAATTTGAAGATGGCGCCGATCTTCCCAAAGATGCGCTTCTGTTTCAGATCGATGACCGCCCCTTTCTCGCTGCTGTTTCTCAGGCACAATCGACGGTTTCTCAACTGGAAGCTCGGCTTGAGCGTCTTCGCCGAACGGAAGACCGAGCATTTCGACTCATCGAACAAAAGGTGACGACGACTGAAGATTATGAAGTCGCCAAGTATCAGGCACTGGAGACAAAGTCCGAGCTTGAAGCCGCTCGTGCGAACCTGGATATCGCGAAACTCAATCTTGAGTTCACGACGATTCGTTCTCCGATTGATGGCCGAATCAGCCGGCGACTGGTTGACCCTGGTAACCTGGTTCAGGCCGATATCACACCTCTGGCGACAATCGTCAGCCTGGATCCACTTTATGCCTACTTTGATGCCGACGAACGCACCGTGCTGCAAGTCCGCCGGCTGATTGCCGAAGGAAAAATACGCTCTGCTCGAGATCAAACCATTCAGGTGCAAATTGCTCTCGCGGATGATCGACAGTTCTCGCTGACTGGCACCATTGATTTTGTCGACAATCAGGTCACCGCCACCACAGGAACTTTGCGGATACGGGCTGTCGTCGATAATCCCAAAAAACTTCTTTCCCCCGGCATGTTCGTCCGAGTACGCGTACCAATTGGAGTCCCCCATCCAGCACTGCTGATTCGAGAAGAGTCATTGGCCTCAGATCAGGGAGAACGTTTTGTTTACGTTGTCGGCACCGACAATCAAGTTGAGGTTCGCCCTGTCGTTATCGGAAAACTGGACGGAAAATTTCGCGTGATTGAATCGGGCTTAAAGCCCGATGATCGAGTGGTTGTCACTGGTCTGCAGAGAGTGAAAAATGGAAGCGTGGTCACTCCTAAGCCCTACAAAAATGCCTCCGATGAGGTGACAGGTACACCGCCCATTCATTCCGAGATTCTGATTGGCCAGCCTGTACCTGCCCCTTCCAAATAA
- a CDS encoding efflux RND transporter permease subunit, translated as MQFCRYFIDRPIFAAVLSILVTLAGAIALFRLPIAQFPAVAPPTVQVDCNYPGASSLVVAQTIAAPIEQQVNGVEEMLYMSSQSTSDGSYTLTVTFKPGVDLNLAQVLVQNRVSLARPQLPDVVRATGVTTKKRAPDILLTISINSPDNRYDQLYISNYALLHLRDEIARIPGISEVLLFGQRDYSMRVWIDPEQLSTRNLTANDVVNAIREQNFQVAAGSIGQPPHSGSSTRQIPLAVVGRLTNETAFEDIVVRADHDQLIRIRDIGRVELGARSQDINNRFDGKPTVGLAIFQLSDANALTTADLIKAKIEELSKDFPEGLAYEIGYDTTPFIRESIDEVFKALRDATILVALVVLVFLQGWRPAIIPLIAVPVAIVGTFAAMAVVGFSINNLTLFGLVLAIGIVVDDAIVVVEAVQHHISQGLNPREAAVRAMDEVAGPVVAVGLVLSSVFIPCAFITGIVGEFFRQFALTIAISTILSMLNSLTLSPALAAILLQGKDDRPDILTRIINFLFGWFFAAFDWSFRTSTSLYTRFVGQLLRIPVLVLIVYGGLLFLTGWGFNQLPKGFIPSQDMGYLIASIQLPDSAAAGRTRDTVARIEEITLKTPGVKNVNSIAGNSFILSSYGSNFGSMFIILDSFHHRKGHAGQSAEEIAASLRKSFAKDVPEALVSVFPPPAVRGLGRAGGFRLMVEDREDLGLKELQKGTDELIAKMNATGKVQGAFTVFKTNSPQIFADIDRQACLQLNVPLQEAFAALQATMGSRYVNDFNRFGRTWQVVVQADTDFRNDLADLKRIKVRNSHGEMVPLASVCTLKEVSNPLVISRYNMYPAATVNGNVAPGFSTGETLDMVEQLAASELPIGLATEWSELSYMERQAGNTGMFVFYMAIAFVFLVLAALYESWALPLAVILVVPMCILSSITGVAYAAMDINVFTQIGFVVLIGLACKNAILIVEFARSRRHEGATIREATLEACHLRLRPILMTSCAFILGVIPLILATGAGAEMRRTLGVAVFSGMLGVTCFGILLTPVFFYVIEHLSEAEFFRSSKIREPAQWVLDLIRLKPLWRGAQWSGRHLISISDKIEERFRPHDPGSSSSGHS; from the coding sequence TTGCAGTTTTGCCGCTACTTTATTGACCGCCCGATTTTTGCAGCCGTCCTGTCAATTCTTGTGACATTGGCGGGGGCGATCGCATTGTTCCGCCTGCCCATTGCTCAATTCCCGGCAGTCGCACCACCCACTGTCCAGGTCGATTGCAATTATCCCGGTGCCAGTTCGCTGGTTGTGGCACAGACCATTGCTGCTCCTATTGAGCAGCAGGTGAATGGTGTCGAAGAAATGCTCTACATGTCGTCGCAGAGCACGAGCGACGGCTCCTATACGCTCACAGTGACTTTCAAGCCCGGTGTTGATCTGAACCTGGCACAGGTGCTGGTGCAAAACCGGGTTTCATTGGCGAGGCCACAGCTTCCCGATGTCGTACGCGCCACAGGTGTCACCACGAAGAAACGCGCCCCGGATATTCTCCTGACGATCAGCATCAACTCGCCAGATAACCGCTACGATCAGCTCTACATCAGCAATTATGCGCTGCTCCACTTGCGAGACGAAATCGCGCGAATTCCAGGGATCAGCGAAGTTCTCCTGTTTGGCCAGCGCGATTACAGCATGCGTGTCTGGATCGACCCCGAACAGCTTTCCACCCGCAACCTCACTGCCAATGACGTCGTTAACGCCATCCGTGAACAGAATTTCCAGGTCGCAGCCGGTTCTATCGGGCAACCTCCTCATTCCGGCTCATCGACTCGGCAGATTCCCCTGGCAGTGGTGGGACGATTAACCAATGAGACTGCCTTCGAAGACATTGTCGTCCGAGCCGACCATGATCAACTGATTCGCATTCGCGATATTGGACGCGTCGAATTAGGTGCCCGCAGTCAGGACATCAACAACCGTTTTGATGGGAAACCGACAGTTGGCCTCGCGATTTTTCAACTTTCAGACGCAAATGCCCTGACAACAGCCGATTTGATTAAGGCGAAAATCGAAGAGCTTTCGAAGGATTTTCCCGAAGGTCTGGCTTACGAAATCGGCTATGACACGACGCCATTCATCCGCGAATCAATCGATGAAGTTTTCAAAGCTTTACGAGATGCCACCATCCTCGTCGCCTTAGTGGTCCTGGTCTTCCTGCAGGGCTGGCGCCCAGCCATTATCCCGCTCATCGCAGTCCCCGTGGCGATTGTCGGAACATTTGCGGCTATGGCAGTGGTGGGCTTCAGTATCAATAACCTCACCTTGTTCGGACTTGTGCTGGCCATTGGCATTGTTGTGGACGATGCGATCGTCGTCGTCGAAGCGGTACAGCATCATATCTCGCAAGGACTGAATCCTCGGGAAGCGGCGGTCCGTGCCATGGACGAAGTCGCTGGGCCTGTGGTGGCTGTGGGACTGGTTCTCAGCTCAGTGTTTATCCCATGTGCGTTTATTACTGGAATTGTGGGGGAGTTCTTCCGGCAATTTGCTCTGACAATTGCGATCTCAACCATCCTTTCGATGCTCAATTCGCTGACACTCAGCCCGGCCCTGGCGGCCATTCTGCTGCAAGGCAAAGACGACCGACCAGACATTCTCACCCGCATCATTAACTTCTTGTTCGGCTGGTTCTTTGCAGCTTTCGACTGGTCATTTCGAACATCCACTTCGCTCTACACTCGCTTCGTCGGGCAACTGCTGCGAATTCCAGTCCTCGTACTCATCGTTTATGGCGGATTGCTCTTCCTCACAGGCTGGGGATTCAACCAGCTACCCAAAGGATTTATTCCCTCGCAGGACATGGGCTACCTGATTGCCAGCATTCAGCTTCCCGATTCGGCAGCAGCCGGTCGGACGCGAGATACCGTGGCACGAATTGAAGAAATCACACTCAAGACACCAGGCGTCAAGAACGTCAATTCGATTGCCGGGAACTCCTTTATTTTGAGTTCTTATGGTTCAAATTTTGGCTCGATGTTCATCATTCTCGATTCGTTTCATCACCGGAAAGGTCACGCCGGACAATCTGCGGAAGAGATTGCCGCATCACTGAGAAAAAGTTTTGCCAAAGATGTCCCCGAAGCCCTCGTGAGTGTCTTTCCTCCACCAGCCGTCCGTGGATTGGGGAGAGCTGGCGGTTTTCGACTGATGGTTGAAGATCGCGAAGATCTGGGGCTTAAAGAGCTGCAGAAAGGGACCGACGAACTGATTGCGAAGATGAATGCCACCGGGAAAGTTCAAGGAGCATTTACCGTCTTCAAAACGAACTCGCCACAGATCTTTGCCGATATCGACCGTCAGGCGTGTCTTCAACTGAATGTCCCCTTACAGGAAGCCTTTGCCGCCCTACAGGCCACGATGGGTTCGCGATACGTCAACGACTTCAATCGATTTGGGCGTACCTGGCAGGTGGTGGTTCAGGCCGATACGGATTTCCGAAATGACCTGGCAGATTTGAAACGTATCAAAGTTCGTAATAGTCACGGAGAGATGGTTCCACTGGCGTCTGTCTGCACGCTGAAGGAAGTCAGCAATCCTCTCGTGATCTCGCGCTATAACATGTATCCGGCTGCGACTGTCAACGGGAACGTCGCCCCGGGATTCAGCACAGGCGAGACGCTCGACATGGTCGAACAACTGGCCGCGAGTGAACTTCCAATCGGCCTCGCGACGGAGTGGTCGGAACTTTCTTACATGGAGCGGCAAGCAGGTAACACCGGGATGTTCGTCTTCTACATGGCAATTGCCTTCGTGTTTCTGGTACTGGCAGCTCTTTACGAAAGCTGGGCCTTGCCGCTGGCAGTCATTCTGGTCGTCCCGATGTGCATTTTGAGTTCGATCACAGGTGTGGCGTATGCCGCCATGGATATCAATGTTTTCACTCAGATTGGATTTGTCGTGCTGATTGGTCTGGCCTGCAAAAACGCGATTCTGATTGTCGAATTTGCACGTTCTCGACGTCATGAAGGAGCCACGATTCGCGAGGCCACGCTCGAAGCCTGCCACTTGAGGTTACGGCCCATCCTGATGACATCGTGCGCCTTTATTCTGGGAGTGATCCCATTAATTCTGGCCACTGGTGCAGGTGCCGAGATGCGGAGAACCTTGGGCGTGGCGGTTTTCAGTGGCATGCTCGGAGTGACCTGCTTTGGCATTCTGTTGACCCCAGTTTTCTTCTACGTAATTGAACATCTGAGTGAAGCGGAGTTCTTCCGATCATCAAAGATCCGCGAGCCAGCCCAGTGGGTACTCGATCTGATTCGTCTCAAACCACTCTGGCGAGGGGCCCAATGGTCAGGCCGGCACCTGATTTCGATATCAGACAAGATTGAAGAAAGATTTCGTCCTCATGACCCTGGAAGTTCATCATCAGGTCATTCATAG
- a CDS encoding efflux RND transporter permease subunit, with product MFSRFFIDRPIFASVLSIVITLAGGIAVFTLPITQYPEITPPTVEVSAIYPGANAQVVADTVASPIEQQVNGVEGMLYMTSQCANDGSYTLTVTFAPGSNLNIAQVLVQNRVDLAEPVLPDLVNRRGILVKKKSPSVLMIVNLYSPDNSRDNLYLSNYATIQLRDELSRLPGVGDITYLGRRDYSMRVWLDPDKLASLGLSSSDVVHAIEQQNVQVAAGQIGQPPAPSDQVFQFTMTTVGRLADDQQFGEIIVKTDADGRIIRLRDVARTELGALAYDQVCTLDGKPSVALSVYQLPGSNALEVAESVRKKMEQLKTRFKPGVDYSIVYDTTPFIEESVSEVFTALRDAVILVAIVVLIFLQGWRAAVIPLVAVPVAIVGTFAAMAAFGFSLNTLTLFGLVLAIGIVVDDAIVVVEAIEHHIEHGLSPREAAIRAMDEVAGPVIAVGLVLSAVFLPCVFITGIVGQFFQQFALTIAISTVISAFNSLTLSPALAVLLLKPRAHGHAPEPLPRVGIVLVAVLGAYLLGPRLLADYQFAEMPYFKYIMASLALILAVPLAGWINRLLSLFFRGFQEVFDALTAGYISIVSSLLRINLLMMFVYAGLLYATVEVFNRAPAGFIPAQDKGYLLVNVQLPDAASLDRTEATLASIHEIAKETKGIRHTVGIAGQSLLLGANAPNFGTFYFMLDDFEHRHEPGLMAKALAMQLEEKLARAIPEARINILGAPAIDGLGNAGGFRLMIEDRGDNGLTALESQSKLLIEKAQTNPIFDRVFSSFSANTPWLYIDVNRDAAKAMGVSIDDLFSAIQTHFGSLYVNDFNRFGRTWQVNVQADGDFRLSPDDIKHLKIHNSHGEVVPLAAVATTREASGPSMIIRHNLYPSSTVNLDSVQGASSGETIETMKAIADRELFENMRAEWTELAYLQQQAGNTAIYAFLLAVVLVFLVLAAQYESWALPLAVILVVPMCLLCSILGVLLTGQDVNIFTQIGFVVLVGLACKNAILIVEFARARRAAGVPRQQAVLEACQLRLRPIIMTSLAFILGVVPLMIGEGAGAEMRQALGTAVFWGMLGVTLFGIFLTPIFYEVIQWVVDWRKTKADKRSANASNSRTLDTTTVSESGLAKM from the coding sequence ATGTTTTCACGCTTCTTTATTGATCGACCGATCTTTGCCAGTGTGCTTTCGATTGTGATCACACTCGCTGGTGGAATCGCCGTTTTTACACTGCCGATTACTCAATACCCTGAGATCACACCACCGACTGTCGAAGTCTCAGCCATCTACCCGGGAGCCAATGCTCAAGTGGTGGCGGATACCGTCGCGTCACCTATTGAACAGCAGGTCAATGGTGTCGAGGGCATGCTCTACATGACCTCGCAATGTGCCAACGATGGCAGCTACACACTCACAGTGACATTCGCCCCGGGTAGCAATCTGAACATCGCCCAGGTGCTGGTGCAGAATCGTGTGGATCTGGCCGAACCAGTGCTCCCCGACCTCGTCAACCGCCGCGGGATTCTGGTCAAGAAGAAATCGCCGTCGGTGTTGATGATCGTCAATCTGTACTCGCCCGACAATTCGCGCGACAACCTTTACCTCAGCAATTACGCGACAATTCAATTACGTGATGAACTTTCCCGCCTGCCGGGAGTGGGTGATATCACATATCTCGGACGTCGCGATTACAGCATGCGCGTCTGGCTGGATCCTGATAAGCTCGCCTCATTGGGGCTATCCTCCAGCGATGTCGTGCATGCGATTGAACAGCAGAACGTGCAGGTCGCAGCCGGTCAGATTGGCCAGCCACCTGCGCCCAGTGATCAGGTTTTTCAGTTCACAATGACGACTGTGGGACGACTGGCCGATGACCAGCAGTTCGGCGAAATCATTGTAAAAACAGATGCCGACGGCCGAATCATTCGCCTGCGTGATGTCGCCCGCACCGAGTTAGGGGCCCTCGCTTACGATCAAGTCTGCACACTGGATGGAAAACCCTCGGTGGCACTTTCGGTCTATCAGCTTCCGGGATCCAATGCCCTCGAAGTCGCCGAGAGTGTCCGTAAGAAAATGGAGCAGCTCAAAACCCGCTTCAAGCCGGGAGTCGACTATTCGATTGTGTACGACACCACGCCGTTCATCGAAGAATCGGTCAGTGAAGTTTTTACGGCCCTGCGCGACGCAGTCATTCTCGTCGCGATTGTCGTGCTGATTTTCCTGCAGGGCTGGCGGGCCGCGGTGATTCCTCTGGTGGCTGTTCCCGTGGCGATTGTAGGAACCTTTGCGGCCATGGCGGCGTTTGGTTTCAGTCTCAACACGCTGACACTCTTCGGCCTGGTGCTGGCCATCGGGATTGTGGTGGATGATGCCATTGTCGTCGTCGAAGCGATCGAGCATCACATTGAACACGGACTGTCTCCGCGCGAAGCCGCCATTCGTGCCATGGATGAAGTCGCGGGCCCCGTCATCGCCGTCGGGCTGGTGCTGAGTGCGGTTTTTCTCCCGTGTGTGTTTATCACCGGGATTGTCGGCCAATTCTTCCAGCAGTTCGCACTGACGATTGCCATTTCGACAGTGATCTCGGCATTCAACTCGTTGACACTCAGCCCTGCCCTGGCGGTGTTGCTCCTCAAGCCCCGCGCGCATGGTCATGCCCCTGAACCGCTCCCCCGCGTGGGAATTGTGCTGGTCGCTGTCCTGGGGGCTTATCTTCTCGGCCCACGTCTGCTGGCCGACTATCAGTTCGCGGAAATGCCTTATTTCAAATACATAATGGCAAGTCTGGCGTTGATCCTGGCAGTTCCTCTGGCGGGCTGGATCAATCGATTGTTGAGTCTGTTCTTCCGCGGTTTCCAGGAAGTGTTCGACGCCTTAACGGCAGGTTACATTTCGATAGTGTCGAGTCTATTACGAATCAATCTGCTGATGATGTTCGTTTATGCGGGCTTGCTGTACGCGACTGTTGAAGTTTTCAATCGCGCTCCGGCGGGTTTTATTCCAGCTCAGGATAAAGGCTACCTGCTGGTCAATGTTCAACTTCCGGATGCCGCTTCGCTGGATCGTACAGAAGCCACTCTGGCCAGCATTCACGAGATTGCCAAAGAGACCAAAGGAATTCGGCATACCGTGGGCATTGCCGGTCAGTCGCTCTTGCTGGGAGCTAATGCACCCAACTTCGGGACGTTCTATTTCATGCTCGACGATTTCGAACATCGGCATGAACCTGGCCTCATGGCGAAAGCATTGGCTATGCAACTAGAGGAAAAACTTGCCAGAGCGATCCCTGAAGCGCGGATCAACATTCTCGGAGCACCCGCGATCGACGGATTAGGAAACGCCGGCGGCTTTCGCCTGATGATCGAAGATCGTGGCGATAACGGGTTGACGGCACTCGAATCCCAATCGAAACTTCTCATCGAAAAGGCACAAACAAACCCCATTTTTGACCGCGTGTTTTCCAGTTTCAGCGCGAATACACCCTGGCTGTACATCGATGTGAACCGCGATGCAGCCAAAGCCATGGGTGTCTCGATTGACGATCTGTTCAGTGCGATCCAAACGCATTTTGGCTCGCTGTACGTCAATGATTTCAATCGTTTTGGCCGGACTTGGCAGGTGAATGTTCAAGCCGATGGTGATTTCCGGCTTTCTCCCGACGACATCAAGCACTTGAAGATCCATAACTCACATGGCGAAGTCGTACCTCTGGCTGCCGTGGCCACCACGCGAGAGGCTAGCGGCCCTTCCATGATCATCCGGCATAACCTTTATCCTTCGTCCACTGTCAACCTCGACTCAGTTCAGGGTGCCAGTTCCGGCGAGACCATCGAGACGATGAAGGCCATTGCCGATCGCGAACTCTTCGAAAATATGCGGGCCGAATGGACAGAACTGGCCTATCTGCAACAGCAGGCCGGGAACACCGCGATCTATGCATTTCTTCTCGCGGTTGTGCTCGTGTTTCTCGTCCTCGCCGCTCAATACGAAAGCTGGGCTTTGCCGCTGGCGGTGATTCTCGTGGTGCCCATGTGCCTGTTGTGCTCGATTCTGGGTGTGCTGCTCACGGGCCAGGATGTCAACATTTTCACACAGATTGGCTTTGTGGTGCTGGTGGGGCTCGCGTGTAAAAACGCTATTCTGATTGTCGAATTCGCCAGAGCACGGCGAGCCGCTGGTGTTCCCCGTCAACAGGCGGTACTGGAAGCATGCCAGTTGCGTCTGCGTCCAATCATCATGACATCACTGGCGTTCATCCTGGGTGTGGTGCCGCTGATGATTGGCGAAGGGGCTGGTGCCGAAATGCGCCAAGCTCTGGGAACTGCCGTTTTCTGGGGCATGCTGGGAGTAACACTCTTTGGCATTTTCCTGACCCCCATTTTCTACGAAGTGATTCAGTGGGTTGTCGATTGGCGCAAAACCAAAGCTGACAAACGATCTGCGAACGCAAGTAACAGTCGAACCTTAGACACGACCACCGTTTCGGAGTCTGGTCTGGCGAAGATGTAG
- the gnd gene encoding decarboxylating NADP(+)-dependent phosphogluconate dehydrogenase: protein MSQHDIGLIGLAVMGQNLVLNMANHGFSVGVYNRTTATTDEFVGGLKNEPADKVHAGTIDRVKGYHTLEDFVKSLKAPRRIMIMVKAGKPVDAVIDQLEPLLDKGDIIIDGGNSDFVDTNRRDKDLREKGLRFIGTGVSGGEEGALKGPSIMPGGHADAWPFVKDIFQAISAKVGPNNDIPCCEWVGDAGAGHYVKMVHNGIEYGDMQLICEAYFILKHALGLSNEELYQVFKSWNEGELESYLIEITRDIFTVKDGNTGEYLVDKILDTAAQKGTGKWMSQHALDLGVPTTLITEAVYARCLSAQKDARVRASQILEGPKDAKFTGDKQQFIDDVRQALYASKLCSYAQGYVQLDAAAKEFGWKLNNGNIALLWRGGCIIRSAFLGDIKTAFDKSPTLENLLLDDFFKSAVAKAQPSWRRVISTAVQLGLPTPVFSAALSYYDGYRQGRLPANLLQAQRDYFGAHTYERTDKPRGEFFHTDWIRERKLS from the coding sequence ATGTCTCAGCACGATATCGGTTTGATTGGCCTCGCGGTGATGGGCCAGAATCTCGTTCTTAACATGGCCAACCACGGCTTTTCAGTCGGCGTTTACAACCGCACAACTGCCACGACCGATGAATTCGTGGGTGGTCTGAAGAACGAGCCCGCAGACAAGGTGCATGCTGGAACGATTGATCGCGTCAAAGGTTATCACACCCTCGAAGACTTTGTGAAAAGCCTGAAAGCTCCTCGCCGCATCATGATTATGGTGAAGGCCGGGAAGCCGGTTGACGCCGTGATCGATCAACTGGAGCCGTTGCTCGACAAGGGCGACATTATCATCGACGGTGGTAACAGCGATTTTGTCGATACCAATCGCCGCGATAAAGACCTGCGTGAAAAAGGTTTGCGGTTTATTGGAACCGGTGTTTCCGGTGGTGAGGAAGGTGCCCTCAAGGGCCCGAGCATTATGCCGGGCGGTCATGCCGATGCCTGGCCATTTGTGAAAGACATTTTCCAGGCCATCTCTGCCAAAGTCGGCCCGAATAATGATATCCCCTGCTGTGAATGGGTCGGAGATGCCGGTGCCGGCCATTACGTCAAGATGGTCCATAACGGGATTGAATATGGCGATATGCAGCTCATCTGCGAAGCCTATTTCATCCTCAAGCATGCCTTGGGGCTGTCGAACGAAGAGCTTTATCAGGTCTTCAAGTCTTGGAATGAAGGGGAACTCGAAAGCTACCTCATCGAGATCACCCGCGACATTTTTACAGTCAAAGATGGTAACACGGGCGAATACCTGGTTGACAAGATTCTCGATACTGCCGCCCAGAAGGGGACTGGCAAGTGGATGAGCCAGCATGCTCTCGACCTGGGTGTGCCAACCACACTCATCACCGAAGCGGTCTACGCCCGCTGCCTGTCAGCTCAGAAAGATGCCCGCGTCCGCGCTTCGCAGATCCTCGAAGGGCCCAAGGATGCGAAATTCACGGGCGATAAGCAGCAGTTTATTGATGATGTCCGCCAGGCGCTCTATGCCTCCAAGCTCTGCAGCTATGCTCAAGGTTATGTCCAGCTCGATGCTGCCGCCAAGGAGTTTGGCTGGAAGCTGAACAACGGCAATATCGCCCTGCTCTGGCGCGGCGGCTGCATTATTCGCAGTGCCTTCCTCGGTGATATCAAAACCGCTTTCGATAAGTCGCCCACTCTGGAAAACCTGCTGCTGGATGACTTCTTCAAGTCGGCTGTCGCCAAGGCACAGCCCAGCTGGCGACGGGTCATTTCTACAGCCGTCCAATTGGGCCTGCCGACACCCGTCTTCAGTGCCGCTTTAAGCTACTACGACGGCTATCGACAGGGCCGACTCCCTGCGAATCTGCTCCAGGCCCAGCGTGATTACTTCGGTGCCCATACTTATGAGCGCACCGATAAGCCACGTGGTGAGTTCTTCCACACGGATTGGATTCGCGAACGCAAGCTCAGCTAA
- a CDS encoding molybdopterin-binding domain-containing protein, which translates to MNNPSRTGQTENLLTCLGCNLLCDDLEQSGGITEFELKLKQICPRGANWLRRSQEKIEIPARLLEHRILEAITWLQAAHAPLWIIDHQQSLAASQSIMATAEKSRGILVLPASQIAEGANRAASHVGQVVCSLGDVRSRADTIILWGCDPASSHPRLIERLGHHVHQGRGSNRSLQWIVVGDVSPSSIQQLTLSGQTVRRFPWDKDLTFSKLQLLRSMIRQQNQQVAVSSADASVAELAELLRSTRYGCLFFGEAFCQPEMAALATESLQRLVIELNDGRAFHSQYLANHGDFGMGSVVCTWQTGYAGAISFQQGQIDHDGNRFSVERLLREQSTDCLVLVGDHALEHIPQASIAQMAAQPVIWFRSCSIECSFPQLVDIRVQRDGLDRRAVFHRLDQLTIPARAWNDSTLPDLAAVLDKIRNGLSR; encoded by the coding sequence ATGAACAATCCCTCCAGGACAGGCCAGACAGAGAATCTGCTCACCTGTCTGGGCTGTAATCTGCTATGCGACGACCTGGAACAATCAGGTGGCATCACTGAGTTTGAGTTAAAACTCAAGCAGATCTGCCCGCGGGGTGCCAATTGGCTGAGGAGATCACAGGAAAAGATCGAAATTCCTGCGAGATTATTGGAACATCGGATTCTGGAAGCCATTACCTGGCTTCAGGCGGCCCACGCTCCGCTCTGGATTATCGACCATCAACAATCACTGGCTGCCAGCCAGTCGATTATGGCAACGGCCGAAAAAAGTCGAGGTATTCTCGTTTTACCTGCTTCTCAAATCGCTGAAGGGGCCAATCGGGCAGCCAGCCATGTTGGACAAGTCGTCTGCTCCTTGGGCGATGTTCGTTCCCGGGCCGATACGATCATCCTCTGGGGCTGTGATCCTGCAAGTTCACATCCGCGACTGATTGAACGTCTTGGCCATCATGTTCATCAGGGAAGAGGTTCGAATCGATCACTTCAATGGATCGTCGTTGGAGATGTTTCGCCATCCTCGATTCAGCAACTGACATTGAGCGGCCAGACCGTTCGCCGTTTCCCGTGGGATAAAGATCTCACGTTTTCGAAGCTACAACTTTTAAGAAGCATGATTCGTCAGCAGAATCAGCAAGTCGCAGTTTCATCCGCAGATGCCAGCGTGGCCGAATTGGCAGAACTGCTGCGCTCGACCCGGTATGGATGTCTTTTTTTCGGAGAAGCTTTCTGCCAGCCCGAAATGGCCGCATTAGCTACGGAGTCTTTGCAACGACTGGTCATCGAACTGAATGACGGCAGGGCATTCCATTCGCAATATCTAGCCAACCATGGCGATTTCGGGATGGGTTCCGTCGTCTGCACATGGCAAACGGGCTATGCCGGGGCCATCAGTTTCCAGCAGGGGCAGATTGATCACGATGGCAACCGTTTTTCTGTAGAACGGTTGCTTCGGGAGCAAAGTACTGACTGCCTGGTGCTGGTCGGTGACCATGCGCTCGAGCATATTCCTCAAGCATCGATCGCCCAGATGGCAGCACAACCTGTCATCTGGTTTCGATCATGCTCCATCGAATGCAGTTTCCCCCAGCTCGTTGATATACGCGTCCAACGCGATGGGCTTGACCGCCGAGCTGTGTTTCACCGGTTGGATCAGCTGACAATTCCCGCCCGAGCCTGGAACGATTCGACTCTTCCTGATCTAGCGGCAGTTCTCGACAAGATCCGGAATGGGCTGTCACGCTGA